A DNA window from Enterobacter asburiae contains the following coding sequences:
- the barA gene encoding two-component sensor histidine kinase BarA, with product MTNYSLRARMMILILAPTVLIGLLLSIFFVVHRYNDLQRQLEDAGASIIEPLAVSSEYGMNLQNRESIGQLISVLHRRHSDIVRAISVYDEHNRLFVTSNFHLDPAALKIPDGTPFPRHLTVLRRGDIMILRTPIVSESYSPDESAQSDAKSSNNMLGYVALELDLKSVRLQQYKEIFISGVMMLFCIGIALIFGWRLMRDVTGPIRNMVNTVDRIRRGQLDSRVEGFMLGELDMLKNGINSMAMSLAAYHEEMQHNVDQATSDLRETLEQMEIQNVELDLAKKRAQEAARIKSEFLANMSHELRTPLNGVIGFTRLTLKSELNPTQRDHLHTIERSANNLLAIINDVLDFSKLEAGKLILESIPFPLRSTLDEVVTLLAHSSHDKGLELTLNIKNDVPDNVIGDPLRLQQVITNLVGNAIKFTESGNIDILVEKRSISSNKVQIEVQIRDTGIGIPERDQSRLFQAFRQADASISRRHGGTGLGLVITQRLVNEMGGDISFHSQPNRGSTFWFHINLDLNPNVLTDGPVTDCLKGKRLAYIEPNAAAAQCALDILSTTPLEVVYSPTFSALAVEHYDILLMGIPVTFTGELTMQQERLAKAASMTDYLLLALPCHAQINAEELKNDGAAACLLKPLTSTRLLPALTEYCRLSQHALPLIDDEQKLPMSVMAVDDNQANLKLIGALLEDQVQHVELCTSGAQAVEQAKQMQFDLILMDIQMPGMDGIRACELIHQLPHQQQTPVIAVTAHAMAGQKEKLLSAGMNDYLAKPIDEEKLHNLLLRYKPGHIGGTYTVSSEPVEISVNQNATFDWQLALRQAAGKPDLAREMLQMLVAFLPEIRNKVEEQLVGENPEALLEAIHKLHGSCGYSGVPRLKNLCQLLEQQLRAGTPESELEPEFLELLDEMDNVTREAMKVLGN from the coding sequence ATGACCAACTACAGCCTGCGCGCGCGCATGATGATTTTGATCCTCGCCCCCACCGTTCTCATCGGTTTGCTGCTGAGTATCTTCTTTGTTGTGCACCGCTATAACGATTTGCAGCGACAGCTTGAGGATGCAGGCGCCAGCATTATCGAACCGCTTGCCGTTTCCAGCGAGTACGGCATGAACCTGCAAAACCGCGAATCCATTGGCCAGTTAATCAGCGTGCTCCACCGCCGTCACTCGGACATCGTACGCGCCATTTCCGTTTACGACGAACATAACCGCCTGTTTGTCACCTCGAATTTTCATCTCGATCCGGCGGCCCTGAAGATCCCGGACGGTACGCCGTTCCCGCGCCACCTCACCGTCTTGCGGCGCGGCGATATCATGATCCTGCGCACGCCGATCGTGTCGGAAAGCTATTCGCCCGATGAGTCTGCGCAATCCGATGCCAAATCCAGCAACAATATGCTGGGATACGTGGCGCTGGAGCTGGATCTCAAGTCGGTCCGGCTACAGCAGTACAAAGAAATTTTCATCTCTGGCGTGATGATGCTGTTCTGCATTGGCATTGCGCTGATCTTCGGCTGGCGCCTGATGCGCGACGTGACGGGCCCCATCCGCAACATGGTTAATACGGTTGACCGCATCCGCCGGGGACAGCTCGACAGCCGGGTGGAAGGGTTTATGCTGGGCGAGCTGGACATGCTGAAGAACGGCATCAACTCAATGGCCATGTCGCTGGCGGCGTATCACGAAGAGATGCAGCACAACGTTGACCAGGCCACGTCCGACCTGCGCGAAACGTTGGAGCAGATGGAGATCCAGAACGTTGAGCTGGATCTGGCGAAAAAGCGCGCCCAGGAAGCGGCACGTATTAAGTCGGAATTCCTGGCCAATATGTCGCACGAGCTGCGTACGCCGCTCAATGGCGTGATCGGCTTTACCCGCCTGACGCTGAAAAGCGAGCTTAACCCGACTCAGCGCGATCACCTGCACACCATTGAACGTTCGGCTAACAACCTGCTGGCGATCATCAACGACGTGCTGGACTTCTCCAAGCTGGAAGCGGGCAAGCTGATCCTGGAAAGCATTCCGTTCCCGCTGCGCAGTACGCTCGATGAGGTGGTGACGCTGCTCGCGCACTCGTCGCACGACAAGGGCCTTGAGCTGACGCTCAACATTAAAAACGACGTGCCGGATAACGTCATTGGCGATCCGCTGCGCCTGCAGCAGGTCATTACCAACCTTGTCGGGAATGCGATTAAATTCACCGAAAGCGGTAACATCGACATTCTGGTAGAAAAACGCTCCATCAGCAGCAATAAGGTGCAGATTGAAGTCCAGATCCGCGATACCGGCATCGGTATTCCTGAGCGGGATCAGTCGCGTCTGTTCCAGGCGTTCCGTCAGGCGGACGCCAGTATCTCCCGCCGTCATGGCGGTACCGGCCTGGGGCTGGTGATCACGCAGCGCCTGGTGAACGAGATGGGCGGCGATATCTCTTTCCACAGCCAGCCGAACCGCGGTTCAACCTTCTGGTTCCACATTAATCTGGACCTCAATCCGAACGTTTTGACCGATGGCCCGGTGACGGACTGTCTGAAAGGCAAGCGCCTGGCCTACATCGAACCTAACGCGGCGGCAGCGCAGTGTGCGCTCGATATTTTAAGCACCACGCCGCTGGAGGTGGTCTACAGCCCAACCTTCTCAGCGCTTGCCGTTGAGCATTACGATATTCTGCTGATGGGGATCCCGGTCACCTTCACCGGCGAACTGACCATGCAGCAGGAGCGGCTGGCGAAAGCCGCGTCAATGACCGACTATCTGCTGCTGGCGCTACCCTGCCACGCCCAGATTAATGCGGAGGAGTTGAAAAACGACGGAGCCGCCGCGTGTCTGCTGAAGCCGCTCACCTCGACCCGCCTCCTGCCCGCGCTCACGGAGTATTGCCGTCTTAGCCAGCATGCTCTCCCTCTGATTGACGACGAGCAAAAATTGCCGATGAGCGTGATGGCGGTGGATGATAATCAGGCCAACCTGAAGCTGATTGGCGCATTGCTTGAAGACCAGGTTCAGCACGTTGAGCTGTGTACCAGCGGCGCGCAGGCGGTTGAACAGGCGAAGCAGATGCAGTTCGATTTAATCCTGATGGATATTCAGATGCCGGGCATGGATGGCATTCGGGCCTGCGAGCTGATCCACCAGCTGCCGCACCAGCAGCAAACCCCGGTTATTGCGGTCACCGCGCACGCGATGGCCGGTCAGAAAGAGAAGCTGCTGAGCGCCGGAATGAATGACTATCTGGCGAAGCCCATCGATGAAGAGAAACTTCATAACCTGCTGTTACGCTATAAGCCGGGTCACATTGGCGGGACGTACACGGTTTCCAGCGAGCCGGTTGAAATCAGCGTCAACCAGAACGCAACCTTTGACTGGCAGCTCGCGCTGCGCCAGGCGGCCGGTAAACCCGATTTGGCCCGCGAAATGCTGCAAATGCTGGTCGCGTTTCTGCCGGAAATTCGCAATAAGGTGGAAGAGCAGCTGGTGGGTGAAAACCCGGAAGCACTGCTGGAAGCGATCCACAAGCTGCACGGCAGCTGCGGGTACAGCGGCGTGCCGCGGCTGAAAAACCTTTGCCAGCTGCTGGAGCAGCAGCTGCGCGCCGGCACGCCGGAATCGGAGCTTGAACCGGAGTTTCTGGAGCTGCTGGATGAGATGGATAACGTAACGCGGGAAGCGATGAAGGTGTTAGGGAACTAA
- the rlmD gene encoding 23S rRNA (uracil(1939)-C(5))-methyltransferase RlmD, translated as MAQFYSAKRRVTTRQIITVEATDLDPFGQGVARHNGKTLFITGLLPTERAEITLTEDKRQFARGQVKRRLNDSPERVKPRCPHFGVCGGCQQQHASTELQQKSKSRALARQLKHDVNEILADAPWGYRRRARLSLSYQPKTARLEMGFRKAGSSEIVDVQQCPILVPHLEALLPDVRTCLSGLDGVRHLGHVELVMANNGPLMVLRHTAPLSKKDREKLEHFSHSHDLALFLAPQSEILEQVTGEAPWYASNGLRLTFSPRDFIQVNDGVNQQMVEKALTWLDVQKSDRVLDLFCGMGNFTLPLARKAASVVGVEGVEALVAKGQENALQNGLQNVTFFHQNLEEDVTQQPWAKQGFDKILLDPARAGAPGVMAHIIKLAPKRVVYVSCNPATLARDSEALIRAGYQIQRLAMLDMFPHTGHLESMVLFEHI; from the coding sequence ATGGCGCAATTCTACTCTGCAAAGCGACGCGTGACGACGCGTCAAATCATTACTGTTGAAGCCACGGACCTCGATCCGTTTGGTCAGGGAGTGGCACGTCACAACGGTAAGACTCTGTTTATAACAGGTTTACTGCCGACAGAACGAGCAGAAATTACGCTGACGGAAGATAAACGCCAGTTCGCGCGCGGACAGGTTAAGCGTCGCCTCAACGATAGCCCGGAGCGCGTGAAGCCCCGCTGCCCACATTTTGGCGTTTGCGGGGGCTGCCAGCAACAGCATGCGAGCACAGAATTACAGCAAAAAAGCAAAAGCCGCGCGCTGGCGCGTCAGCTTAAACATGACGTTAACGAAATTCTCGCCGATGCGCCCTGGGGCTATCGGCGACGCGCGCGCCTGAGCCTCAGCTATCAGCCAAAAACGGCGCGGCTGGAGATGGGGTTTCGCAAGGCCGGTTCCAGTGAGATCGTCGATGTGCAGCAGTGCCCCATTTTGGTGCCCCATCTTGAGGCATTGCTTCCGGATGTGCGCACCTGTCTCTCCGGGCTGGACGGCGTTCGCCACCTCGGGCATGTCGAACTGGTCATGGCCAACAATGGACCGCTGATGGTGCTGCGCCATACCGCGCCGCTGTCGAAAAAAGATCGCGAAAAACTGGAACACTTTTCGCATTCCCACGACCTGGCGCTTTTCCTTGCACCACAAAGCGAGATACTTGAGCAGGTTACCGGTGAGGCGCCCTGGTATGCGTCAAACGGGCTACGCTTAACGTTCAGCCCGCGGGATTTCATTCAGGTGAATGACGGCGTAAACCAGCAGATGGTTGAGAAAGCGCTGACGTGGCTGGATGTTCAGAAAAGCGATCGGGTGCTCGATCTGTTCTGCGGAATGGGCAACTTCACGCTGCCGCTGGCGCGAAAAGCGGCCAGCGTCGTCGGCGTGGAAGGCGTTGAGGCGCTGGTGGCTAAAGGGCAGGAGAACGCACTGCAGAACGGCTTGCAAAATGTGACATTCTTTCATCAAAATCTTGAGGAAGATGTCACCCAACAGCCGTGGGCAAAACAGGGCTTTGATAAAATTTTGCTCGACCCGGCGCGTGCCGGTGCCCCGGGTGTGATGGCACATATTATTAAACTCGCGCCAAAGCGTGTGGTCTATGTTTCCTGTAACCCGGCAACGCTTGCCCGGGACAGTGAGGCATTAATCCGCGCGGGTTACCAGATTCAGCGTCTGGCAATGCTGGACATGTTCCCGCACACTGGTCATCTGGAATCGATGGTGTTGTTCGAGCACATCTAA
- the relA gene encoding GTP diphosphokinase, protein MVAVRSAHLNKAGEFDPQKWIASLGISSQQSCERLTETWAYCLRTTQGHPDADLLLWRGVEMVEILSMLNMDIETLQAALLFPLADADVVSEDVLRDSVGKSVVELIHGVRDMAAIRQLKAAHTDSVSSEQVDNVRRMLLAMVDDFRCVVIKLAERIAHLREVKDAPEDERVLAAKECTNIYAPLANRLGIGQLKWELEDYCFRYLHPAEYKRIAKLLHERRIDREHYIEEFVGGLRQAMKEENVRAEVYGRPKHIYSIWRKMQKKHLAFDELFDVRAVRIVAERLQDCYAALGIVHTHFRHLPDEFDDYVANPKPNGYQSIHTVVLGPGGKTVEIQIRTKQMHEDAELGVAAHWKYKEGTSGGARSGHEDRIAWLRKLIAWQEEMADSGEMLDEVRSQVFDDRVYVFTPKGDVVDLPAGSTPLDFAYHIHSDVGHRCIGAKIGGRIVPFTYQLQMGDQIEIITQKQPNPSRDWLNPNLGYVTTSRGRSKIHAWFRKQDRDKNILAGRQILDDELEHIGISLKEAEKFLLPRYNFNELDELLAAIGGGDIRLNQMVNFLQAQFNKPSAAEQDAAALKQLQQKTYAPQQRSKDNGRVVVEGVGNLMHHIARCCQPIPGDDIVGFITQGRGISIHRSDCDQLAELQSHAPERIVEAVWGESYSAGYSLVVRVTANDRSGLLRDITTILANEKVNVLGVASRSDTREQLATIDMTIEIYNLQVLGRVLGKLNQVPDVIDARRLHGG, encoded by the coding sequence ATGGTTGCGGTAAGAAGTGCACATCTCAATAAAGCTGGGGAATTTGACCCACAAAAATGGATCGCAAGTCTGGGAATTTCCAGCCAGCAGTCGTGTGAACGCTTAACCGAAACCTGGGCCTATTGTCTGCGCACCACGCAGGGGCATCCCGACGCCGATCTTCTCCTGTGGCGCGGCGTGGAGATGGTGGAAATCTTATCCATGCTGAACATGGATATTGAAACGCTGCAGGCCGCGCTTCTCTTCCCCCTCGCGGATGCGGACGTGGTCAGCGAAGACGTGCTGCGCGACAGCGTCGGGAAATCCGTCGTCGAGCTGATCCACGGCGTGCGCGATATGGCGGCCATTCGCCAGCTCAAAGCCGCGCACACCGATTCCGTCTCCTCTGAGCAGGTCGATAACGTTCGCCGGATGCTGCTGGCCATGGTGGATGATTTCCGCTGCGTGGTCATCAAGCTTGCCGAGCGGATTGCCCATCTGCGTGAGGTGAAGGATGCGCCGGAAGACGAGCGCGTGCTGGCGGCCAAAGAGTGTACAAATATCTACGCGCCGCTGGCGAACCGCTTAGGCATTGGTCAGCTGAAATGGGAGCTGGAAGATTACTGCTTCCGCTATCTGCACCCGGCGGAATATAAACGTATTGCCAAACTCCTTCATGAACGCCGTATCGACCGCGAGCACTATATCGAGGAATTTGTCGGCGGCCTGCGCCAGGCGATGAAAGAAGAGAACGTGCGCGCCGAAGTCTACGGCCGGCCTAAGCATATCTACAGCATCTGGCGCAAAATGCAGAAGAAACACCTCGCGTTTGACGAGCTGTTTGACGTGCGCGCCGTGCGTATCGTGGCGGAGCGTCTGCAGGACTGCTACGCCGCGCTGGGGATAGTACACACTCACTTCCGTCATCTGCCCGATGAGTTCGATGACTATGTCGCCAACCCCAAACCGAACGGCTATCAGTCTATCCATACCGTTGTGCTTGGCCCTGGCGGCAAAACGGTCGAGATTCAGATCCGCACCAAACAGATGCACGAAGACGCCGAGCTGGGCGTGGCCGCGCACTGGAAATACAAAGAAGGCACGTCCGGCGGAGCGCGTTCTGGCCACGAAGACCGCATTGCCTGGCTGCGCAAGCTGATTGCGTGGCAGGAAGAGATGGCCGACTCCGGCGAGATGCTCGACGAAGTGCGCAGCCAGGTCTTTGACGATCGGGTGTACGTCTTTACCCCAAAAGGGGACGTTGTCGACCTGCCTGCGGGCTCTACGCCGCTCGATTTTGCCTACCACATCCACAGCGATGTGGGGCACCGCTGCATCGGGGCGAAAATTGGCGGACGTATCGTACCGTTCACCTATCAACTGCAGATGGGGGACCAGATTGAAATCATTACCCAGAAGCAGCCCAACCCGAGCCGTGACTGGCTTAACCCGAACCTGGGCTACGTCACCACCAGCCGCGGGCGCTCGAAAATTCACGCCTGGTTCCGTAAACAGGATCGTGACAAGAACATCCTTGCCGGCCGCCAGATCCTTGACGACGAGCTGGAGCATATCGGGATAAGCCTGAAAGAGGCGGAGAAATTCCTGCTGCCGCGCTACAACTTCAACGAGCTTGACGAGCTGCTAGCGGCCATTGGCGGCGGTGATATTCGTCTGAATCAGATGGTGAACTTCCTGCAGGCGCAGTTCAATAAGCCAAGCGCGGCAGAGCAGGACGCGGCGGCGCTGAAGCAGCTGCAGCAGAAAACCTACGCGCCGCAGCAGCGCAGCAAAGACAACGGCCGCGTGGTAGTCGAGGGCGTGGGCAACCTGATGCACCACATTGCCCGCTGCTGTCAGCCAATTCCGGGCGACGATATCGTCGGCTTTATCACTCAGGGACGCGGGATTTCGATTCACCGTTCCGACTGCGACCAGCTTGCCGAGCTGCAGTCGCATGCGCCGGAGCGCATCGTGGAAGCGGTCTGGGGTGAGAGCTATTCTGCCGGCTACTCGCTGGTGGTGCGCGTCACTGCCAACGACCGCAGCGGCCTGCTGCGCGACATCACGACCATTCTCGCCAACGAGAAGGTCAACGTGCTGGGCGTCGCCAGCCGCAGCGATACCCGCGAGCAGCTTGCCACCATCGATATGACCATCGAAATCTACAACCTGCAGGTGCTGGGCCGCGTGCTTGGCAAACTGAACCAGGTGCCGGATGTGATTGACGCGCGTCGTCTGCACGGCGGTTAA
- the mazG gene encoding nucleoside triphosphate pyrophosphohydrolase, with protein MTQIDRLLGIMKRLRDPENGCPWDKEQTFATIAPYTLEETYEVLDAISREDFDDLRGELGDLLFQVVFYAQMAQEEGRFNFDDICAAISDKLERRHPHIFGDATAENSAEVLARWEQIKSAERAEKSQHSALDDIPLSLPALMRAHKIQKRCSAVGFDWTSLGPVLDKVHEEIDEVMHEAQQAVVDEAKLEEEMGDLLFATVNLSRHLGVKAETALQKANIKFERRFREVERIVASRGLEMSGIDLEAMEEVWQEVKRQESDL; from the coding sequence ATGACTCAAATTGACCGCCTGCTCGGCATCATGAAACGCCTGCGCGACCCGGAAAACGGCTGTCCGTGGGACAAAGAGCAGACTTTCGCCACCATCGCGCCTTATACCCTCGAAGAGACCTACGAGGTGCTGGACGCCATTTCCCGCGAAGATTTTGACGACCTGCGCGGCGAGCTGGGCGATCTGCTGTTCCAGGTGGTGTTCTATGCGCAAATGGCGCAGGAAGAGGGGCGCTTTAACTTTGACGATATCTGCGCTGCCATCAGCGACAAGCTTGAGCGCCGTCATCCCCATATCTTCGGCGATGCCACCGCAGAGAACAGCGCTGAGGTGCTGGCCCGCTGGGAGCAGATCAAAAGCGCCGAGCGGGCGGAAAAATCCCAGCACTCGGCGCTGGATGATATTCCGCTGAGCCTGCCCGCGCTGATGCGCGCGCATAAAATCCAGAAACGCTGCTCCGCCGTCGGTTTTGACTGGACCTCCCTCGGCCCGGTGCTGGATAAAGTGCACGAAGAGATTGACGAAGTCATGCACGAAGCGCAGCAGGCGGTGGTGGATGAAGCAAAGCTTGAGGAAGAGATGGGCGACCTGCTGTTTGCGACCGTCAACCTTTCTCGCCATCTGGGTGTAAAAGCGGAAACCGCCCTGCAAAAAGCCAATATAAAATTCGAACGACGCTTTCGCGAAGTTGAGCGGATTGTCGCCTCGCGAGGCCTGGAAATGAGCGGAATTGACCTCGAGGCAATGGAAGAAGTCTGGCAGGAAGTAAAGCGCCAGGAATCTGATCTCTAA
- the pyrG gene encoding glutamine hydrolyzing CTP synthase, with protein MTTNYIFVTGGVVSSLGKGIAAASLAAILEARGLNVTMMKLDPYINVDPGTMSPIQHGEVFVTEDGAETDLDLGHYERFIRTKMTRRNNFTTGRIYSDVLRKERRGDYLGATVQVIPHITNAIKERIVAGGEGHDVVLVEIGGTVGDIESLPFLEAIRQLAVDIGREHALFMHLTLVPYMAAAGEVKTKPTQHSVKELLSIGIQPDILVCRSDRAVPANERAKIALFCNVPEKAVISMKDVDSIYKIPGLLKSQGLDDYICKRFSLNCPEANLSEWEQVIYEEANPAGEVTIGMVGKYIELPDAYKSVIEALKHGGLKNRVSVNIKLIDSQDVETRGVEILKDLDAILIPGGFGYRGVEGKIATARYARENNIPYLGICLGMQVALIEFARNVAGMENANSTEFVPDCKYPVVALITEWRDEEGNVEVRTEKSDLGGTMRLGAQACQLSDDSVVRKLYGEPVITERHRHRYEVNNMLLKPIEAAGLRVAGRSGDDQLVEIIEVPNHPWFVACQFHPEFTSTPRDGHPLFAGFVKAASDYQKRQAK; from the coding sequence ATGACAACGAACTATATTTTTGTGACCGGCGGGGTCGTATCCTCTCTGGGTAAAGGCATTGCCGCAGCCTCCCTCGCAGCCATTCTTGAAGCCCGTGGCCTCAATGTGACCATGATGAAACTGGATCCGTACATCAACGTCGATCCGGGCACCATGAGCCCAATCCAACACGGGGAAGTGTTCGTTACTGAAGACGGCGCTGAAACCGATCTGGATCTTGGCCACTACGAGCGTTTCATCCGCACCAAAATGACCCGTCGTAATAACTTCACGACTGGCCGCATCTACTCCGACGTTCTGCGTAAAGAGCGCCGTGGTGACTATCTGGGTGCAACCGTTCAGGTTATCCCGCACATCACTAACGCAATCAAAGAACGCATTGTTGCGGGTGGCGAAGGCCACGACGTGGTGCTGGTTGAAATCGGCGGTACCGTGGGTGATATCGAATCCCTGCCATTCCTGGAAGCGATTCGTCAGCTGGCGGTAGATATCGGCCGTGAGCACGCGCTGTTCATGCACCTGACCCTGGTGCCGTACATGGCCGCCGCAGGTGAAGTGAAAACCAAGCCGACTCAGCACTCTGTGAAAGAGCTGCTCTCCATTGGTATTCAGCCAGATATCCTGGTTTGCCGCTCCGATCGTGCGGTTCCGGCGAACGAACGTGCGAAAATTGCATTGTTCTGTAACGTGCCTGAAAAAGCCGTTATTTCAATGAAAGATGTCGATTCCATTTATAAAATCCCGGGCCTGTTGAAATCTCAGGGCCTGGACGATTATATTTGTAAACGATTCAGCTTGAACTGTCCGGAAGCGAACCTGTCTGAATGGGAACAGGTTATTTATGAAGAAGCCAACCCGGCAGGCGAAGTGACTATCGGTATGGTCGGCAAGTACATTGAACTGCCGGATGCCTATAAGTCAGTGATCGAAGCGCTGAAACACGGTGGTCTGAAGAACCGTGTTTCCGTGAACATCAAGCTGATTGATTCGCAGGATGTTGAAACGCGTGGCGTTGAAATCCTGAAAGATCTGGATGCTATCCTCATTCCTGGCGGCTTCGGCTACCGTGGTGTAGAAGGCAAGATCGCCACCGCGCGCTATGCGCGTGAAAACAATATTCCATACCTCGGCATCTGTCTGGGTATGCAGGTTGCGCTGATCGAATTTGCGCGCAACGTAGCGGGAATGGAAAACGCGAACTCTACGGAATTTGTGCCAGACTGTAAGTACCCTGTTGTGGCGCTTATAACTGAATGGCGTGACGAAGAAGGTAACGTCGAAGTCCGTACCGAGAAGAGCGATCTGGGTGGCACCATGCGTCTTGGCGCACAGGCCTGCCAGCTGTCTGACGATAGCGTGGTTCGCAAGCTGTACGGCGAGCCGGTCATCACCGAGCGCCATCGTCACCGCTATGAAGTCAACAACATGTTGTTGAAACCTATTGAAGCCGCGGGCCTGCGTGTTGCGGGCCGCTCCGGGGATGATCAGTTAGTCGAGATCATTGAAGTGCCAAACCATCCGTGGTTTGTCGCCTGCCAGTTCCACCCGGAATTTACTTCAACGCCACGTGACGGGCATCCGCTGTTTGCAGGCTTCGTGAAGGCCGCCAGCGACTACCAGAAGCGTCAGGCGAAGTAA
- the eno gene encoding phosphopyruvate hydratase produces MSKIVKVIGREIIDSRGNPTVEAEVHLEGGFVGMAAAPSGASTGSREALELRDGDKSRFLGKGVLKAVGAVNGPIAQAILGKDAKDQAGIDKIMIDLDGTENKSNFGANAILAVSLANAKAAAAAKGMPLFEHIAELNGTPGKYSMPVPMMNIINGGEHADNNVDIQEFMIQPVGAKSLKEAVRMGSEVFHNLAKVLKAKGMNTAVGDEGGYAPNLGSNAEALAVIAEAVKAAGYELGKDITLAMDCAASEFYKDGKYVLAGEGNKAFTSEEFTHFLEDLTKQYPIVSIEDGLDESDWAGFAYQTKVLGDKIQLVGDDLFVTNTKILKEGIEKGIVNSILIKFNQIGSLTETLAAIKMAKDAGYTAVISHRSGETEDATIADLAVGTAAGQIKTGSMSRSDRVAKYNQLIRIEEALGEKAPYNGLKEIKGQA; encoded by the coding sequence ATGTCCAAAATCGTTAAAGTCATCGGTCGTGAAATCATCGACTCCCGTGGTAACCCGACCGTTGAAGCCGAAGTTCACCTGGAAGGTGGTTTCGTTGGTATGGCTGCTGCTCCATCAGGTGCTTCTACTGGTTCTCGCGAAGCGCTGGAACTGCGCGATGGCGACAAATCCCGCTTCCTGGGCAAAGGCGTACTGAAAGCGGTTGGCGCTGTAAACGGTCCGATTGCTCAGGCAATCCTTGGCAAAGACGCCAAAGACCAGGCTGGCATCGACAAGATCATGATCGATCTGGACGGTACTGAAAACAAATCTAACTTCGGTGCGAACGCAATCCTGGCAGTTTCTCTGGCGAACGCCAAAGCGGCTGCTGCTGCGAAAGGTATGCCACTGTTCGAGCACATCGCTGAACTGAACGGCACCCCAGGCAAATACTCCATGCCTGTACCAATGATGAACATCATCAACGGTGGTGAGCACGCAGACAACAACGTTGATATTCAGGAATTCATGATTCAGCCAGTTGGCGCGAAATCCCTGAAAGAAGCGGTACGTATGGGTTCTGAAGTGTTCCACAACCTGGCTAAAGTTCTGAAAGCTAAAGGTATGAACACTGCTGTTGGTGACGAAGGTGGCTATGCGCCAAACCTGGGTTCTAACGCAGAAGCGCTGGCCGTTATCGCAGAAGCAGTTAAAGCTGCTGGCTACGAGCTGGGCAAAGACATCACCCTGGCGATGGACTGTGCAGCATCTGAATTCTACAAAGACGGTAAATACGTTCTGGCTGGCGAAGGCAACAAAGCGTTCACCTCCGAAGAGTTCACTCACTTCCTGGAAGACCTGACCAAACAGTACCCAATCGTGTCTATCGAAGACGGTCTGGACGAGTCTGACTGGGCTGGCTTCGCATACCAGACTAAAGTACTGGGCGACAAAATCCAGCTGGTTGGTGACGACCTGTTCGTAACCAACACCAAGATCCTGAAAGAAGGCATCGAGAAAGGCATCGTTAACTCCATCCTGATCAAATTCAACCAGATCGGTTCTCTGACCGAAACTCTGGCTGCGATCAAAATGGCGAAAGACGCTGGCTACACCGCTGTTATCTCTCACCGTTCTGGCGAAACTGAAGACGCTACCATTGCCGACCTGGCTGTAGGTACCGCTGCAGGCCAGATCAAAACCGGTTCTATGAGCCGTTCTGACCGTGTTGCTAAATACAACCAGCTGATTCGTATCGAAGAAGCGCTGGGCGAAAAAGCACCATACAACGGTCTGAAAGAGATCAAAGGCCAGGCATAA